Proteins from a genomic interval of Gossypium hirsutum isolate 1008001.06 chromosome A09, Gossypium_hirsutum_v2.1, whole genome shotgun sequence:
- the LOC107930200 gene encoding uncharacterized protein, whose amino-acid sequence MVKLASARESRTYGPRLAQSRAEYMNAGLYLFSTIVLICGFAAEFSREPRSGLVLMLIALGLIILVNIHDLLAHLAGIDYRFTLMGFDPQLALVEFSVPLVQILGSLLLFLGILFLFIQAEKGYGFFKLERHALGMLVAGPVLWVVGSIHNSCQIYERADAHVQILQQSVHIPFLIGSVLFMVGAILNGREQTGVIHHGLQLLGKRWVWLGICGSVMFMIGGLTNVVKVFKMRQMNGIRLEKLRGGAQNGLIEGREGQVPLISDDDLRRKMEVDEVKAATAATPTPYKDVLLART is encoded by the exons ATGGTGAAACTAGCCTCAGCAAGAGAGAGTCGAACGTACGGTCCAAGGCTGGCTCAGAGCAGGGCCGAGTACATGAACGCAGGGCTATATTTGTTTTCAACCATTGTGTTAATTTGTGGTTTTGCAGCAGAGTTTTCAAGGGAACCCAGATCGGGTCTTGTTCTAATGCTTATTGCATTGGGTCTTATAATTTTGGTTAACATCCATGACCTTTTGGCTCATCTCGCCGGCATCGATTATCGTTTCACTTTGATGGGTTTCGATCCCCAGCTTGCTCTCGTTGAATTCTCTGTTCCACTGGTTCAAATCTTAGGCTCACTGCTTCTCTTTCTGGGAATTCTCTTCCTCTTCATTCAG GCGGAGAAAGGGTACGGGTTTTTTAAACTGGAGAGGCATGCTTTGGGAATGCTTGTTGCTGGACCGGTTTTATGGGTTGTTGGGTCGATTCATAACTCGTGTCAAATCTATGAGAGAGCCGATGCACATGTTCAAATCTTGCAACAGAGTGTCCACATCCCGTTTTTAATAGGCAGTGTATTGTTCATGGTGGGAGCTATTCTCAACGGCCGCGAGCAAACTGGAGTTATTCATCATGGTTTGCAATTGCTG GGAAAAAGATGGGTGTGGTTAGGGATATGTGGGAGCGTAATGTTTATGATAGGGGGGTTGACGAATGTGGTAAAGGTGTTCAAGATGCGGCAAATGAACGGGATTAGGCTTGAGAAATTGCGTGGCGGAGCACAAAACGGGTTGATTGAAGGCAGGGAAGGGCAGGTGCCGCTCATTAGTGACGACGACCTGCGGAGGAAAATGGAAGTTGATGAGGTCAAAGCCGCCACTGCTGCCACGCCCACGCCTTACAAGGATGTGCTTCTTGCTCGGacttga